DNA from Serinibacter salmoneus:
CCCGGGGCGGTCGATGGGGACCTGCTCCGGAGTGGCTGGGCGTGGGGCGCGAGGGACGAGCGCCCGGGCAGAGCGGGTCCCCATCGACCGCCCCGGCCACCCCTGCCCCTGCGCGCCGCTAGCCGCGCAGCCCCCGCACCCAGGCCCGCGCGGCCTCGAAGTCCTCGTCGCGCATCCCCGGCGGCACGTGCGTGGGCGTGCGGTCCGCCCGCGGGTAGGAGCCGAGGAACACCACGTGCGGGCACACCCGGTGCAGGCCGATCAGGGCGGCGGCCACGCGGGCGTCGTCGATGTGCCCCTCGGCGTCCATCGAGAAGGCGTACCGGCCCAGGGCATCGCCGATGGGGCGCGACTCGATCCGGGAGAGGTTCACCCCGCGGGTCGCGAACTGCTCCAGCATCGTGACCAGGGCGCCGGAGGCGTTGTGGGGCAGATGCACCAGCAGCGTGGTCTTGTCCGCGCCGGTGCGCTCGGGGACCACACCGGGGCGGGCGACGACCACGAACCGGGTGACGGCGCCGGGATTGTCCTCCACGCCGTCGGCCAGGACCTCCAGCCCGTAGTCGGCGGCCGTGTGCGGGGCCACCAGCGCCGCCTGGAAGGCGAGCCCCGCCTCCCCGGGAGCCGAGCCGCCCGCGGGGGCTGCGCCCTCGCCCGCGAGCGCCGCCCCGGCGGCGGCGGTGGAGGTGGCGGGCACGTGCACGGCGCCGGGCACCAACTCGCTCATGGTGCGCCGGCACTGCGCCCAGGCGTGCGGGTGGGTGGCCACGGAGCGCACGTCCGCGAGGGCCGTACCCGGGCGCGCGGCGAGCACGAAGGAGATCTCCACGAGGACCTCGGCGACCACCACGAGGGGGGCGCCGGAGGCGAGGGTGTCCAGGGTGGCGGCCACCCCGCCCTCCACGGAGTTCTCCATCGGCACGATCGCGCGGTCCACCGCGCCGGTGCGCACCGCCTCCAGGGCGCTGACGACGTCCGGCATCGCCTGGCGGCTCGCTCCGGGGGCGTAGCGCGCGAGGGCGGCCTCGGTGAAGGTACCGACCGGCCCGAGGAAGGCGTATGTGATCTGGTCCTGCTCCACCTGCATCATCTCCACAGTTCTCTTGCGAACTCCGCCCACGGCCGCGAACCGGACCGTCGGGGCGGAGACTGTCGCTCACCTACGCTAGCGGGGTGCACGATCCCACCAGGCCAAGCGCCGACCGACGAGAGACCACGCCGAGGCAACGGCGACGCCGCACCGCCCAGGTGGTCGTGGCGCTCCTCGCCCTCGTGGGGATGCTCGCGACGGCCGTGCTGGCGCTCGCGCCGATCGCGCTCGCGGCGCCTGCCAACGCTGCGACGCCCCAAGGCACGCCGGTCCAGGCCACCGGAGGCGACCAGGCACCACTGCTCACGGCCCCGGATGCCGGGGTGGTCGACGGCGACGCCTCCCTGGTCATCATCGGCACCTCGGGTCTGACCTGGCAGGACGTGACGCCCGAGAACGCCCCGACCCTCTACGAGGCGGGGCTGAGCGGCGCGATCGCCAACCTCGTGGTGCGCTCGGTGCGGCCGACCACCTGCCCCGCCGACGGCTGGCTGGCGTTGTCCTCCGGTGCCCGCGCCGCCGACCTGCAGTGGAACCAGCGGACCACGGACTCCTCCACGCTCACCTGCCGCCTGCTGCAGCAGCCCACGGGCGAGTCCGTACCCGGCTGGGCGGACTACGAGGCAGCGGCGAGCACCTCCAGCTACGCCTCGCACCTGGGACTGTTCGGCGACGAGGTCGCTGCCGCGGGCCTGCAGGCCACCGCGATCGGCCCCGGTGCGGCGATCGCGCTGGCCACCTCCGACGGCACGCTGCCCGGCGGGGGCGAACCGCTGGCCGGCAGCGCCGAGGCCGTCACGCAGCAGGTGATCACCGCGACGACCGACTCCGAGGTGGTGGTGGTGGACGCCGGCTCGATCCAGACCCACATCGTGCCGCAGAGCGTGGTGGCCGATTCGGCGCAGGGCGCGGGAACGACGGACGGCGAGAGTCAGTCCGCGGACGAGGGCGCGGGTGCCCCCAGCGCCCTGCCCACCGAGCAGGTGGCCCTGACCCCTCCCGAGGACGTCGAGGCCTACCGCGCCGAGCAGGTGGCGCAGCTCGACGCACGCGTGGCCGCGATCCTGGAGGGCACCGCCCACCTGGACGACGCCACGATCATGATCGCCTCGCTCGCGGATGCGGGCTCCACCTCGGCCCCCGCGATGCAGGTGCTGATCACGCACGGTGAGCCGTTCGTGGCGGGCGGTGCGCCCCTGCGGGACGCCCTGCTGGTCACCAGTTCCACCCGGCAGGACGGGTACGTGCTGGCCACCGATCTCCTGCCCGCCGCCCTGGACTCCCTGCAGTTGCGACCCCTCGCGACCGCCTCCAGCGCCGCCCTGGTGGGCGCCGCGCCTCGCGCCGTCGAGCAGGGCGAGGCGAGCGGCACGGTGCGGATCGCCACGCTGCAGGACGACGAGGTGCACGCCCAGGCGCAGCGGCCGCTGGTGGCACCCTTCTACCTGCTGCTCGTGATCGCGAACGTGACCCTGTACGCCGTGGTGGCGTTCGGGCTGAGCCAACCCGCCCGCAACCGGGTGGCCCGCGCCGTGGCACGCTGGCTACGGCTGGACCACATGCAGCCCGCGGAGGGTCGCCCCCGGGTGCTGCGCGCGCTGCGCACCGTCTCGGTGGCGCTGGCCGCCGTACCCGTCTCCACGATGCTCGCCAACCTGCTGCCCTGGTGGCGTCTGGCCTCCCCCGCGCTGGGTCTGGCGCTGACGACCGCCGCGTTCGTGGCCGCGGTCACCCTGATCGCGCTCGCCACCCCGTGGCGGGACCGGATCCTGGCGCCCATGGGCGTGGTGGGCGGCATCACCGCGCTGACCTACGCCGTCGACATCGTCACCGGGGCGAGCCTGCAGCTCTCGGCCGTGATGGGCGTGCCGGTCCTGGTCGCCGGGCGGTTCTACGGGTTCAACAACACGGCGTTCTCGATCTTCGCCTCGGCCACGATCCTCACGCTGATCGCCGTCACCAACCCGCTCGTGCGCGCGGGGCGGCGGCTGCTCGCTGCGGCGATCATCGCCGTCGTGGGTCTCGTGGCCACCTTCCTGATCGGTTCACCCACCATCGGCGCGGACTTCGGCGGCCCGCCCGCGATCGTGCCGGCGTTCCTGCTGCTGGTGCTCCTGGCGGCGGGGGTGCGGCTCACCTGGCCACGCATCCTGCTGGTGCTGGCGGCAGCGGTCGCGGCCGTCACGGCCTTCGCGATGGCCGACTACCTGCGCCCGGAGGACGAGCGCTCCCACCTGGGGCGGTTCGTGGAGACGGTGCTCGACGGCGGCGCGTGGGATGTGGTGGCCCGCAAGCTCGAGGCGAACCTGCGGATCCTCGCGAACAACCGGCCCCTGACGATCCTGGCGATCACGGGCGTGGCGCTCGTGGTGCTGCTGCTCGCGCGGCCGCTGCGCAGTGCGATCAACGCGCCGCGGGGCGGGAAGTTCGGGTGGCTCTCCTCGGGAGCGCCGCTCTCCCAGATGGGGCAGGTGGCGCCCATGCTGCGGCCGGGGCTGCTCGCGCTGGCGGTGTGCCTGGGCATCGGGTTCCTGGTGAACGATTCCGGGATCGCGATCCCTGCCTACGGGGTCACGCTCGCTGTGCCCCTGCTACTGGCGGCGTGCGCGAACTGGATGCTGACGCTGGATCCGGAGCGTCCCACCGAGCAGGTGGAGGGCTCGGGGCCTGCGGACGCTCAGTCCTCGGGGACCTCGGGGAAGTCGGAGTAGCCGCGCATCCGCCGCATCGCTATCGCGTAGGTGATGTCGCGGTACTGCGCGGCCCGGTGCAGGTACCCCTTGAGGTCCTTCCCGGAGGGCCGGTGGGTGAGGTCGCAGGGCACCTCCACCACGGCGAACCCGTGCCCGAGCAGGTCCATGGTCATGCCGGTCTCCACGCCCCAGCCCCGCGCCAGCGGCATGGCGGCGGTGAACGCCTCCCGCGTCAGGCACCGCTGACCCGACAGCGGCGCCTTCGGGGTCCATCCCGACAGGTCGTGGATCGCCTTGCGGGCGGTGCCCACCACGAGTCCGTGACCGCCCGCCCCGCGTTGCGGCGGGAGCACGGCGATGGACAGGTCCGCCTTGCCCGCCAGGACGGGTGGCACCAACGGGGCTGTGTTCACGGCCGTGTCACCGAGGTCCGCGTCGATGAACAGCAGCATCCGCGGCGGTTCGCCGTCGGCGTCACGCATCGCCACGATCGCGGCGCCGGTCTCCATCGCCGAGGCCTTGCCGCGGTTGACGGCGTGGCGCACCACGACCGCGCCGGCGGCCCGGGCCACGTGCTGGGTGTCGTCGTCACTGCCGTCGTCCACCACGAGCACGAGGTCCACGTTCGGGATGCTGCGAGCAGAGCGCACCGTGGCGGCGATCCGCTCCGACTCGTTCTTGGCCGGAATGATCGCTGCTACGCGCTGCGAGCGAGCGGATGATCCGGACGCGCGAGCGCCGGATCCGGCGCCCCGGGCCCGCACCACTCGCAACGGATCGCGACCGCCTGCTGCCTGAGCCTCCACGGGTCTTACTCTACGTTGCGCAGCGCTTTAGCGGAGATTGACCTGGCGAGAAATGAGACCTGCCCGCGCGCGTCGCTCCTGCGGCGAGAGTGCGTCGGTCGTCGCGAACGCCGCCTGGAGCTTCTCGGCCATCGCGGCCACGGCGTCCGGCAGTTCGTCGGCCTCGGTGCCCCGCACCAGTTCCCACACCGGGATGAGCACACCGCACGTGCGGAACGCCCCGATCAGCCTGGCGCCCTCCTCCAGCTCGGACTCCCGCCGGGCATGCACTCGTGCGAGCGCGTCCAGGGTGGCCTCGTCCTCCTGCGGCACGGACCACCGCAGGAACTCCTTGCCGTTCATGCGGCACCAGTACGCGGTGCCGAGGTCGGTCTCGCCGTCGGGGACCGCCACCGGCTGGGTGGGCACGATCAGTTCGTTCGCGCTGTCCAGGGCACCGGCGATCTCCGGGTCGGAGTCCTGTCCGGGGGCGAGCCAGTAGCCGAAGTCGCTGAGCACCTCCACCTCGAACCCACCGGAGAGGTCCAGCACGTCCTGCAGCCGCGGGCCGGGCTCGGGGGCGTCCAGGGACCCCAGCGCTTCACCCGGTTCCAGCTCCAGTGCGGCGAGCAGGGCGTGGGCGATGTCGCGGCTGGCGTCCCCGCTGCCACCGACGGTCTGCAGCGCCACCTGCACCACGCCGTCGGCCCGGTGCAGGGCGGGCAGCAGGTCCGGCAGCAGGCTGACGATCTGCACCTCACGGGAGCCGTACTCGGCCGTCGTGGTGACGGGGGCGACGGCGGAGGGCACGACCTCGCGCAGCGCCACCCAGTCGGACTCACCGGGCAGGCCCTCGAACGGCCGCGCCACGAACGGCACGACGGCGCGGCGCGGCTTCGGCGGGGTCGGCGCGTCGGGGCGCTCCCCCGGGCGGGTGGAGTCGGCCGCGCGTGCGGCGGGGCCGTTCTTGCGACGGTTCTTCTTGCCCATGAGCGGCAAGCCTAGTCGCCACGCACGCCCCTGGGCACCGCGCCCTGCCTCCCTGCGCACCGTCGCGGAGGCCTGAGGTCGACGTGCCGGCTCGGCTCGCGAGATTGGGCCTGCCCATCGGGCCTCGCCAGTGGCAGGATCAAGGTATGCATGAGCGCGCTGGCCAGGTGGCCCTGCCCGAGGATCTCATCGACGTCGACCACGTGATCGGCCTCTACTACGACACCGTCCCGAGCGTGGACGATCCGGTGCAGAAGGTGGTGTTCGGCACCTCTGGTCACCGCGGCACCAGCCTGAACGGCTCCTTCACCGAGACGCACATCGCAGCGATCGCGCTCGCGGTGGCGGAGTACCGGCGCGGCCAGGGGATCGACGGCCCGCTCTACCTCGGCCGGGACACGCACGCGCTGTCCGAGCCGGCCGAGCGCACCGTGATCGAGGTGCTGGTGGCCGCCGGGGTGGAGGTGCGGGTGGACGCCCGCGGCTCGTTCACCCCGACCCCCGCGGTCTCGCACTCGATCCTGCTGCACAACGGCGCCCGGACGGATGCCGGGGTGCGCACCAGCGGGCCGGGGATCGCGG
Protein-coding regions in this window:
- a CDS encoding glycosyltransferase family 2 protein; this translates as MVRARGAGSGARASGSSARSQRVAAIIPAKNESERIAATVRSARSIPNVDLVLVVDDGSDDDTQHVARAAGAVVVRHAVNRGKASAMETGAAIVAMRDADGEPPRMLLFIDADLGDTAVNTAPLVPPVLAGKADLSIAVLPPQRGAGGHGLVVGTARKAIHDLSGWTPKAPLSGQRCLTREAFTAAMPLARGWGVETGMTMDLLGHGFAVVEVPCDLTHRPSGKDLKGYLHRAAQYRDITYAIAMRRMRGYSDFPEVPED
- a CDS encoding DUF5926 family protein codes for the protein MGKKNRRKNGPAARAADSTRPGERPDAPTPPKPRRAVVPFVARPFEGLPGESDWVALREVVPSAVAPVTTTAEYGSREVQIVSLLPDLLPALHRADGVVQVALQTVGGSGDASRDIAHALLAALELEPGEALGSLDAPEPGPRLQDVLDLSGGFEVEVLSDFGYWLAPGQDSDPEIAGALDSANELIVPTQPVAVPDGETDLGTAYWCRMNGKEFLRWSVPQEDEATLDALARVHARRESELEEGARLIGAFRTCGVLIPVWELVRGTEADELPDAVAAMAEKLQAAFATTDALSPQERRARAGLISRQVNLR
- the pheA gene encoding prephenate dehydratase → MMQVEQDQITYAFLGPVGTFTEAALARYAPGASRQAMPDVVSALEAVRTGAVDRAIVPMENSVEGGVAATLDTLASGAPLVVVAEVLVEISFVLAARPGTALADVRSVATHPHAWAQCRRTMSELVPGAVHVPATSTAAAGAALAGEGAAPAGGSAPGEAGLAFQAALVAPHTAADYGLEVLADGVEDNPGAVTRFVVVARPGVVPERTGADKTTLLVHLPHNASGALVTMLEQFATRGVNLSRIESRPIGDALGRYAFSMDAEGHIDDARVAAALIGLHRVCPHVVFLGSYPRADRTPTHVPPGMRDEDFEAARAWVRGLRG